A window of Nicotiana tabacum cultivar K326 chromosome 24, ASM71507v2, whole genome shotgun sequence contains these coding sequences:
- the LOC107798013 gene encoding V-type proton ATPase subunit c1, with amino-acid sequence MSTFSGDETAPFFGFLGAAAALVFSCMGAAYGTAKSGVGVASMGVMRPELVMKSIVPVVMAGVLGIYGLIIAVIICTGINPKTKSYYLFDGYAHLSSGLACGLAGLSAGMAIGIVGDAGVRANAQQPKLFVGMILILIFAEALALYGLIVGIILSSRAGQSRAE; translated from the exons ATGTCGACCTTTTCCGGAGATGAAACTGCTCCTTTCTTCGGCTTCCTTGGCGCCGCCGCCGCCCTCGTCTTCTCCT GTATGGGGGCAGCTTATGGAACAGCGAAGAGTGGTGTTGGAGTGGCGTCAATGGGAGTGATGAGACCTGAATTGGTGATGAAATCTATTGTGCCAGTGGTTATGGCTGGTGTGTTAGGTATTTATGGGTTGATTATTGCTGTGATCATCTGTACTGGGATTAACCCCAAAACCAAGTCGTATTACCTATTTGATGGCTATGCTCATCTCTCGTCCGGTCTTGCTTGTGGTCTTGCTGGCCTTTCTGCTGGAATGGCTATTGGTATTGTTGGTGATGCTGGTGTTAG GGCTAATGCACAACAACCTAAGCTTTTCGTTGGGATGATCCTCATTCTCATTTTTGCTGAAGCTTTGGCTCTTTATGGGCTTATTGTTGGCATTATCTTGTCTTCCCGAGCTGGGCAGTCTAGAGCTGAGTAA